DNA sequence from the Siniperca chuatsi isolate FFG_IHB_CAS linkage group LG3, ASM2008510v1, whole genome shotgun sequence genome:
aagagggagagtgtACAGTTACTACAATAGGATCCCTGGTGATGCTTTGCTAAAGGCGTCATTGATGTTTCACTAACACACCAACAAAGGTGGAGCCTAAAAATACCTCTGGGATTCCTCTACACTTGAGCTCATCAAAACATGCTGGACAGGTTTCCTGATGACACATTTGTGCGTCATGCTTTTCAATATCTACGTCTTATTTTAGCAGAGAGAAAGGAGCACCTGTATAAAGAGCAGTTCACTTCGGCTAGTGAAAAACAGCAACGGGTTTAGACTACTTGTGTCACTGGGACTATATCCAGTTCTTCTATTGGACTAACAACCTCACTGTGGTCTATTGGGTTCTTTCTCTGCTGAAGCTCTGATGGCGACCTACCAGGAGTTTATTCAACAGAACGAGGACAGGGATGGGGTGAGATTCAGCTGGAACCTCTGGCCCTCCAGCCGTCTGGAAGCCACGAGGCTAGTGGCCCCAGTATCCTGCCTCTTCACACCACTCAAGGAGAGGCCTGACCTGCCACCGGTCCAGTACGAACCAGTTCTGTGCAGCCGGGCCAACTGCAAGGCAGTGCTCAACCCACTATGGtgagtaaaacagaaaaataatgccCCTGCTTACAGATGTGtacttttgaatgttttgtttctgctgcaaAGCACCAGAAAATAAGGATTTGAgtattcagtgtttatttttttcttatagtATAATTTAGCTtctatttgatcattttaacatGGGAATTGTGTTTAACCATCTGTGCAACTGTCTAGTGCCAACAATGTTCTTGACAATTCTTCATTGTAGTAAAAGAAAATGGGGATGAAAGGGAGTTGCAGGGATTTGAATTTGGTGCtgtgtttgaatattttttaacactGAGGTTTCTAAATGCTGATGTGTTATAAGAACTAGGTGTGGTACATAAGAGCTGCAaatgacataattgtgcaatattctgttaatactcctgtgcaatatactcttttaaattccctatttattgatattgatatttattcatacctctattactgctttACAATATcttctgtctcattataaataagctacacttaacttggcagttcttGCACTAtaactttataccatattattatcatcaaccggtaaacccactttgtacttcacacttattttattttagacttatacccacttggtacttaatttattttctgacctgtattatagggtattatatttttttgcttactacttctattcctgtgtgcactgacgtgagctgctgtagcaaaagagtttcccctcggggatcaataaagtttttctgattctgattctgaaatacaCCTTGTATATCTCACTATCAGTTACAGTTGCACTCCTGCCAATTGGATGCAAACCTAAATAGTTTTGTTCCCTCTTACAGTCAAGTTGACTTCAGAGCAAAAATATGGGCGTGCAACTTCTGCTTCCAGAGAAACCCAGTAAGTAGTGACGTTCACAGCATGATTTAGTGGGATATTAATGGTTGTCATAATTGTAATAAGTCTGCATAACTTAATGTGGACAAGCTACATTCCTTTATTAGGCTGGTTAATTTGGTGGTtaatctctttgtctctttgtgtctctgcagtTTCCTCCCTCTTATGCAGGCATATCAGAAGTGAACCAGCCAGCTGAACTCATGTCGCAGTTTTCTACCATTGAGTACATAGTACAGGTAAATACTACATACACGTGTGCACTCTGACTGTAGCCCTATGCATGGAGATTGTATGTACTGAAGATGTACTGTGCAAAGGTGAATATTAACGATTTCCGACAATGGCCTCTCTAGGTTCATTttgcaaacatgaaaaataaacaaatataaacaaacagtgCCAGCTCCTCAGTGTATGTGATAAtgtgtgtggaaaaaaagcTTATGATTCCACCAGAGTGTAACCTTCCTCCCACCTCTTTACAGCGTGGACCCCCGACCCCTCTGATCTTCCTGTATGTAGTGGACACATGTTTGGAAGAAGAGGACCTCCAGGCCCTCAAAGAGTCCCTGCAGATgtccctcagcctgctgccaccCAACGCCCTGGTGGGCCTCATCACATTCGGACGCATGGTTCAGGTTCACGAGCTCAGCTGCGAGGGGATCGCCAAGAGCTACGTGTTCAGGGGCACCAAGGACCTCTCCTCCAAACAGATCCAGGTGGGTAGGGACAAAGGCATGGGGAAAGTGAGAAATGAGACAAATGAAGGAAGACTGTTTAGAAATATGGGGACATTATCAAAGTCAGATTACTAATGGTTAGGTATCATTAAGACCACACAGATGCAACTTTGTTTAGTTGGATTTAAATGACTGTGGAAACAAAAATAGTGTTTCTTCCCAGATGACGTCAAATCGTCTCCTTAAACCATATTCTCCCAGGAAATGTGTGATAAACAAAGTAGCAGGCATTAAAACTCTGTTCAaactatgtttgtttttcttttttgtgtgtttcaggagaTGCTGGGTTTAATGAAGCCAGCAGCATCAGGACAACAAGGTCGCCCAGTGGCACCTCAGGATGCTGCAGCTTCTTGCAGGTATGGAGGCGCATTAACACTTCCCACTTGTCTTTCTCAGTTAATGGTAGCTGTTTCCAAAAGTTGAAAAATACACAATCTTTGTGATCCTACGGCagctagcttttttttttgtctaaggtgtgtttgtgtatatattcaGGTTCCTTCAGCCCGTGCATAGAGTCGATATGAACCTGACTGACTTGCTCGGTGAGCTTCAGAGAGACCCGTGGCCTGTTCCTCAGGGCAAACGGCCCCTCCGCTCCACTGGTGTTGCACTGTCTGTTGCTGTCGGTCTGCTGGaggtacagtacacacagataATATTGTACATTATGTGGATACAAATAACGCTGGACTGTGAATATGCTGTACCCTTACATGTGTGGTTTAAACCATACCTGGGTACAAAATATTattgtcaaacacacacacctgcttcaCAGTAACCTGAACTTTAGCCTCTTCAAGACGATTGTGCCACATGTAACTGTCCTCTGCAGAAACAGTACAGTTATGCTGGTTCCTTGTTTgccttctgtcttttctctccaccATCATTATTCTCTTTTCTCCTACTGCTAATCTGTGTGGTTATATAACTGATGCAACAGATCATTCCCCTGCTGTACTCTCCTTCAGCAGATAGGAGATGAGGCCTGATTAGAATAAATTTGGCTTGTTCAGTGACTCCAGATTCACTGATTTGTCAAGAGGCATTTGACTTGATGAATGGGTCTTTTACATATAAAGCAGAACTGCAAAAAGTGGTTAGCATCCACTATTAGctgccttatttatttatttattatttattattgttctcTGGGAATGAATACACATTGTCCCTTAAATGAATCACGTTTACACAGAACGCGATATCAAATGGTCACATTATATTAGAAGCTCCTTCCAGTGGCTTTGTGATTACGTGGCCTACTTCCAAATGTCTCCGTGTCTTGGACTTTCCCAGACTCCTGGACTATGGACTTTGTTGTAAGTGTTGGCTGTGAGCTCTGCCCTTTGCTGAAAGTGATTCACTAAAAGCTCTTATTCAGACTGTTTATACtgtttatacagacattcagttAACCTGGATTTCTGCTTTTTGTcatataatgtgaaaaacaacattgttaAAATGGAAGATTATTTCAAATGACTTGATAAAATAATTAGGAAATGCCTTTCTGTGTTATtatgatgttttatttgctAATGTGAAACCTACCTACCCATACTCCCCCTAACACAACTCTTTAAATGGCTCATTATCCCCATTCACAGTCCAAAAACAGGGATTCAGCACATGTGCTGCAGTTTATGAGCAGTGCTGAAATGCATCAGGGATATCAATATGGATATAGATGAGTGCATACTATATATTTCAATTGGCAAATATCTGTTATAACTACTATGGGATATAGTCAAATAACAAGCTTGTGATGTTAGATTGTAACTTGAGCAGAGGTGCTGTACAATGATATCCACGCTTAACAAGCCCAATTCCGCCTCTCTTTATCCTCAGGGTACATTCCCCAACACAGGGGCTCGTGTGATGCTGTTCATGGGAGGGCCCCCCACCCAGGGCCCAGGCATGGTGGTGGGAGACGAGCTGAAAACCCCCATTCGCTCCTGGCACGACATCCAGAAAGACAACGCTCGCCATTTGAAGAAAGCCACCAAGGTGAACAAATGCATGAACCCTCTACAGATCTTGGCATATGCAACTATACTTGTGTCCTTTATGACTTTCGTCCCAAAGAAACATTaaagtcaaatacattttgtacacaaCGTGCTGAGGGTATGTTCACTGACTGACAAAGTCgttgtttcatgtctgtctgttttttttttttgtgtcacacAGTACTATGAAGCCATGGCCAACCGCTCAGCAGTAAATGGCCACTGTATTGATATCTACGCCTGTGCCCTAGATCAGACTGGACTGCTGGAGATGAAATGCTTATCAAATCTCACCGGGTACGTCAACACTTACTGGTTGAGAGTGTGAGATTATATTAGTCTAACTGTTAGGGACATGTGATTCTAAACGATTTGTTGTAATGTATTAACAGGGGGCAAATTGTGATGGGAGACTCCTTCAACACCTCCCTTTTCAAGCAGACCTTCCAGAGGGTCTTTAGCAAAGACTACAATGGAGACTTCCGCATGGCCTTCGGAGGCGTCCTGGAGGTCAAGGTAAAGAAGTGATTTAGTCATTGGAGTCATAGTCGTTTGCTGATCAGGTATCAATTACTTAAATTGTGCGATTATTCTTTTCAGATAAATTTATACGTGCTAATCTGACATTAGCTGTTGCACAAGTTGAATTtatgttgtgtttctttctgtctgtatagACATCAAGGGAACTAAAGGTTTGCGGGGCCATTGGACCGTGTGTTTCACTAAACTCCAAGGGTTCCTGTGTTTCAGAGAATGTGAGTCCCCACCCCAGATTCTGATTCCTTCTCACATCTCAATTGTAATTtgagagctgttttttttttttttctttgctggcATTCATCACAATATGCTCTCTGTCTTGTTCAGGAGATGGGTATTGGTGGCACAAGCCAGTGGAAAGTGTGCAGTCTCAACCCCTCCACTACTTTGggcatttattttgaagtggtgaatcaggtaaaaaaaacacttacttGAACCTTAGCTTGTGAGCTCTGATGGGATCACTGTAGgctgatgaaagtacagtcacTAATCACATCAAACAAGTGAATAATTGTGATGAAGGCTTTGTTTAGTAAAACTCTACAAACAATggctttttgtgttgttgttttttccccccttatAGTAGAAGGCCGTTTGTTCTCATGGCTCATACATTGAGAGAAGTGATTGACAAAGTAGTCTTACTGTCTctactgttttgtgtgtgtgtgtgtagcataaTGCACCAGTCCCCCAGGGTGGCCGAGGGGTGATCCAGTTTGTAACCCAGTACCAGCACTCCAACACACAGAGGAGGATACGGGTCTCCACCGTCGCCAGGAAGTAAGACTCTGGATTTATTATTGGTGCAGACACTGTTTAGTGATTTATGACAAGACTGTACCTAAAATTGTACTTTGTTCCACGTCAACCtggaatattattattattattattattattattataataaagctGGGTTTTTTGCAGAAAAGACTGTCCAGAGTGAATATTCACTTTATGCACCTACAAGTGTTAAGTTAGTGATAATAATGAGCCTGGCATTTTGTCAAAAAAGTGACAGCTAGAGTCAATATTAGCATCAGTAGAAAGGATGTTTACATTCTTCAGAGACCTGTGTGCGTCATTCACACCACACCCACGCTCACCTGCAGCTCTCggctttcctccctcccttcctcttttttttcctctttatctctgtcCCTACCAAAGCTGGGCAGATGCACAGTCCCAAATTCAGCACATTGAGTCGTCATTTGACCAGGAAGCGGCTGCAGTGCTCATGGCTCGTCTGGGAGTCTTCAGAGCCGAGTCGGAGGAGGGACCAGATGTCCTGCGTTGGCTTGACAGGCAGCTCATCCGCTTAGTGAGtgacactcacacaccaaataCTCCCTACCTGCATAGTTGCCAGTAAAACATCATTCTGTGATTGTTCATGTATTGTGTTATTCCTGTATGATGTGCCAGGTTATGTATGATATGTTCAATGTTTAAACAATGTTTTGTCTCCCTTGGGTTCAGTGCCAGAAGTTCGGCCAGTTCAATAAAGATGATCCTACATCCTTCAAACTGTCGGAGTCTCTGTCCCTCTACCCACAGGTAAACCTGCCTCCTAGTGGAAATAACATGAATGTGAATTTTCCAATCTTTTTCAGTCTGATTGAAATGGGACTTAATCAATTCTAATTACTGTCCTCAATTTTAATTGATATGTATTAGGACTGTAtgctttaagtttttttttattacatgatgctgattattcatttaaacaactttttcttcctctctcctccacctgCAGTTTATGTTCCACCTGCGGCGGTCGCCCTTCCTGCAGGTGTTCAACAACAGCCCAGATGAGTCGTCTTATTACAGGCaccactttgtcaggcaggacCTGACCCAGTCCCTGATCATGATCCAGCCCATCCTCTACTCATACTCCTTCTATGGACCACCAGAGGTCAGCCTCACACCCTCCGCAGCCATTATTATCAATGCTAGAGGACCATATGGTCTTTCCTAGAAGCTTCAGAATGTCtttataataaatgtttcagtGCTTGAGATGTTTCAAACTGTGTCCTGGTCTGCTCTTCACAGCCCGTTCTCCTGGACAGCAGCAGTATCCTGCCAGATAGAATCCTGCTGATGGACACGTTCTTCCAGCTGGTTATCTACCATGGAGAGGTGAGACAGGGCACCACCGACTAGGAACGCAT
Encoded proteins:
- the sec23b gene encoding protein transport protein Sec23B yields the protein MATYQEFIQQNEDRDGVRFSWNLWPSSRLEATRLVAPVSCLFTPLKERPDLPPVQYEPVLCSRANCKAVLNPLCQVDFRAKIWACNFCFQRNPFPPSYAGISEVNQPAELMSQFSTIEYIVQRGPPTPLIFLYVVDTCLEEEDLQALKESLQMSLSLLPPNALVGLITFGRMVQVHELSCEGIAKSYVFRGTKDLSSKQIQEMLGLMKPAASGQQGRPVAPQDAAASCRFLQPVHRVDMNLTDLLGELQRDPWPVPQGKRPLRSTGVALSVAVGLLEGTFPNTGARVMLFMGGPPTQGPGMVVGDELKTPIRSWHDIQKDNARHLKKATKYYEAMANRSAVNGHCIDIYACALDQTGLLEMKCLSNLTGGQIVMGDSFNTSLFKQTFQRVFSKDYNGDFRMAFGGVLEVKTSRELKVCGAIGPCVSLNSKGSCVSENEMGIGGTSQWKVCSLNPSTTLGIYFEVVNQHNAPVPQGGRGVIQFVTQYQHSNTQRRIRVSTVARNWADAQSQIQHIESSFDQEAAAVLMARLGVFRAESEEGPDVLRWLDRQLIRLCQKFGQFNKDDPTSFKLSESLSLYPQFMFHLRRSPFLQVFNNSPDESSYYRHHFVRQDLTQSLIMIQPILYSYSFYGPPEPVLLDSSSILPDRILLMDTFFQLVIYHGETIAQWRKAGYQEMAEYENFKQLLQAPLDDAQEILQTRFPMPRYVDTEHGGSQARFLLSKVNPSQTHNNLYAWGQETGAPILTDDVSLQVFMDHLKKLAVSSSA